One window of Phoenix dactylifera cultivar Barhee BC4 chromosome 5, palm_55x_up_171113_PBpolish2nd_filt_p, whole genome shotgun sequence genomic DNA carries:
- the LOC103711148 gene encoding RHOMBOID-like protein 3 produces MSNVDVERGGAAAAGGKGSGAPGYYGGGRGASAPSPFYFDAGSSAEREWTSWIVPMIVVANVAMFVVTMYVNNCPDHPHPVGSCVAGFLHRFSFQPLRENPLFGPSSSTLEKLGALEWDKVVHQHQGWRLVTCIWLHAGVVHLLANMLSLIFIGIRLEQQFGFVRIGIIYLLSGFGGSVLSSLFIRNSISVGASGALFGLLGAMLSELITNWTIYANKAAALLTLLVIIVINLAVGILPHVDNFAHIGGFLTGFLLGFVLLIRPQFSWLERHNLPPASQVKSKHKPYQKILWVVALVLLVAGFVVGLVMLFRGENGNDRCHWCHYLSCVPTSRWRCGH; encoded by the exons ATGTCCAACGTCGACGTGGAGAGGGgcggcgccgccgccgccggaggCAAGGGTAGTGGCGCCCCGGGGTACTACGGCGGCGGAAGAGGTGCGTCTGCGCCGTCTCCGTTCTACTTCGACGCCGGGTCGTCGGCAGAGCGGGAGTGGACGTCGTGGATCGTCCCCATGATCGTGGTGGCGAACGTGGCGATGTTCGTGGTGACCATGTACGTCAACAATTGCCCCGACCACCCCCACCCCGTTGGTTCGTGCGTCGCTGGCTTTCTCCACCGCTTCTCCTTCCAGCCCCTCCGCGAGAATCCGCTCTTCGGTCCCTCCTCCTCCAC ATTGGAGAAGTTGGGGGCTCTTGAATGGGACAAAGTGGTGCATCAGCATCAAGGATGGAGGCTGGTGACATGTATCTGGTTGCATGCCGGTGTCGTACATCTGCTTGCGAATATGCTGAGCCTGATTTTTATTGGAATTCGCCTGGAACAGCAATTTGGATTCG TGAGGATTGGGATAATATACCTTCTATCAGGATTTGGTGGTAGCGTCCTTTCATCTCTATTCATTAGAAACAGTATTTCTGTTGGTGCATCCGGTGCTTTGTTTGGACTTCTTGGAGCAATGCTGTCAGAACTCATCACAAACTGGACTATATACGCTAACAAG gcTGCGGCTCTGTTAACTCTATTGGTCATCATTGTGATCAATTTAGCTGTAGGGATATTACCCCATGTTGATAATTTCGCCCATATTGGAGGATTTCTAACAGGATTTCTCCTAGGCTTTGTACTATTGATCCGGCCTCAGTTTTCTTGGTTGGAACGCCATAATTTGCCCCCTGCAAGCCAGGTCAAGTCAAAGCATAAACCTTATCAGAAGATCTTATGGGTGGTTGCACTGGTTCTGCTTGTAGCCGG ATTTGTTGTTGGCCTGGTAATGCTTTTCCGGGGGGAGAATGGAAATGATCGTTGCCATTGGTGTCATTATCTGAGTTGTGTGCCGACATCCCGATGGAGATGTGGTCATTGA